In a single window of the Nocardioides sp. L-11A genome:
- a CDS encoding zinc-dependent alcohol dehydrogenase family protein yields MRATTIHAPGDIRFEEVPDPQLKKPTDAIVRVTAGCICGSDLWPYRGENPIRPGATIGHECIGVVEEVGDEVRDVRPGDFVVVPFCHCDNTCAHCRAGAQSACVNLGMTASGQAEYARVNQADGSLVRVDGARPGELDASLVASLLALSDVMPTGWHAAVAAGVKPGDTAVVVGDGAVGLCGVIAASVLGAERIVAMSRHEPRQELARAFGATHVVAARGEEGVAEVRELTDGIGADAVLECVGTNDAMTTAIGVTRPGGGVGFVGVPHGVELPVRTLFERNIGLRGGIAPVRRYLPELLALVQERRIDPGRVFDLTLPLAEVADGYRAMDERRAIKVLLRP; encoded by the coding sequence ATGCGCGCCACCACCATCCACGCTCCGGGCGACATCCGCTTCGAGGAGGTCCCCGACCCGCAGTTGAAGAAGCCCACCGACGCCATCGTCAGGGTCACCGCCGGCTGCATCTGCGGCTCCGACCTGTGGCCCTACCGCGGCGAGAACCCGATCCGGCCCGGTGCCACGATCGGCCACGAGTGCATCGGCGTCGTGGAGGAGGTCGGCGACGAGGTCCGCGACGTGCGTCCCGGCGACTTCGTCGTCGTCCCGTTCTGCCACTGCGACAACACCTGCGCCCACTGCCGCGCCGGCGCGCAGTCGGCGTGCGTCAACCTCGGGATGACCGCCAGTGGCCAGGCCGAGTACGCCCGGGTCAATCAGGCCGACGGCAGCCTGGTCCGCGTCGACGGCGCCCGGCCCGGCGAGCTCGACGCGAGCCTGGTGGCCTCGCTGCTCGCGCTCAGCGACGTGATGCCGACCGGGTGGCACGCCGCGGTCGCGGCCGGGGTGAAGCCCGGTGACACCGCGGTCGTGGTCGGCGACGGAGCCGTCGGGCTGTGCGGCGTGATCGCCGCCTCGGTGCTGGGCGCGGAGCGGATCGTCGCGATGTCGCGCCACGAGCCGCGCCAGGAGCTCGCCCGCGCCTTCGGCGCGACCCACGTGGTGGCCGCCCGCGGCGAGGAGGGCGTCGCCGAGGTGCGCGAGCTGACCGACGGCATCGGGGCCGACGCGGTCCTGGAGTGCGTCGGCACCAACGACGCGATGACCACCGCGATCGGCGTCACCCGCCCGGGCGGCGGCGTCGGCTTCGTGGGCGTGCCGCACGGCGTCGAGCTGCCGGTGCGCACGCTGTTCGAGCGCAACATCGGGCTGCGCGGCGGCATCGCGCCGGTGCGCCGCTATCTGCCCGAGCTGCTCGCGCTGGTCCAGGAGCGACGGATCGATCCGGGCCGGGTCTTCGACCTCACCCTGCCGCTCGCGGAGGTGGCCGACGGCTACCGCGCCATGGACGAGCGCCGGGCCATCAAGGTCCTGTTGCGGCCCTGA
- a CDS encoding maleylpyruvate isomerase family mycothiol-dependent enzyme, whose amino-acid sequence MTRLEHTAYLDHIRTESARFVAVLEGCPPDARVPSCPDWDAADLLWHLTEVQHSWDHVIRHRPAAPEDYAEPTRPATYDELLAAFRSTHAAFGEALRAAPPADAAWFWSGDPDHQNVAHLARRQAHEALIHRLDAELAAGRVTALPPALAADGIDEVLDVMYGGLPPWGRFEPREQYAEFRASDTGTSVWVRLGTFSGTTPDGVERSGEPDQHVVTDPGVAADLLVTGTAGDLDAWLWHRGDEDRVTITGDAGVRAHVGAVLGQAID is encoded by the coding sequence ATGACCCGTCTGGAGCACACCGCCTATCTCGACCACATCCGCACCGAGTCGGCCCGGTTCGTCGCGGTCCTCGAGGGCTGCCCGCCCGACGCCCGGGTCCCGTCCTGCCCCGACTGGGACGCGGCCGACCTGCTGTGGCACCTCACCGAGGTCCAGCACTCCTGGGACCACGTGATCCGGCACCGACCCGCAGCACCCGAGGACTACGCCGAGCCGACCCGCCCGGCCACGTACGACGAGCTGCTCGCGGCCTTCCGCAGCACGCACGCCGCCTTCGGCGAGGCGCTGCGGGCCGCCCCGCCGGCCGACGCCGCCTGGTTCTGGTCCGGTGACCCCGACCACCAGAACGTTGCCCACCTGGCCCGGCGCCAGGCCCACGAGGCGCTCATCCACCGACTCGACGCCGAGCTCGCGGCCGGCCGGGTCACCGCGCTGCCGCCCGCGCTGGCCGCCGACGGCATCGACGAGGTCCTCGACGTGATGTACGGCGGCCTGCCGCCGTGGGGGAGGTTCGAGCCGCGCGAGCAGTACGCCGAGTTCCGCGCCAGCGACACCGGCACCTCGGTGTGGGTCCGGCTCGGCACGTTCTCGGGTACGACGCCCGACGGCGTCGAGCGCAGCGGCGAGCCCGACCAGCACGTCGTCACGGACCCCGGCGTGGCCGCGGATCTGCTGGTCACGGGCACGGCCGGCGACCTCGACGCCTGGCTGTGGCACCGCGGCGACGAGGACCGGGTGACGATCACCGGCGACGCCGGGGTGCGCGCCCATGTGGGCGCGGTGCTGGGTCAGGCGATCGACTGA
- a CDS encoding SDR family oxidoreductase, translating to MGDLHDMTFLVTGANTGIGKETVRGLAGRGARVVLAGRSEERTRAAIREIAAETGNTALDFLPLDLGDLASVRAAAASFLGSGERLDVLINNAGLAGKRGMSASGFELAFGTNHVGPFLFTELLRDHIAATGPGRIVNVASTGHYRAKGIDWEAVRRPSVTRTAFDEYCVSKLANVLHARELGRRLQGTGVTTYALHPGAIASDVWREVPFGLRHAMKLFMKSPADGARTSLYCATSPDLARDTGRYYDDRREKEPSRVVTDELAAELWERSEAWVTAG from the coding sequence ATGGGCGATCTCCACGACATGACGTTCCTGGTGACCGGAGCCAACACCGGCATCGGCAAGGAGACGGTCCGCGGCCTCGCCGGGCGCGGTGCCCGGGTGGTGCTCGCCGGCCGCTCCGAGGAGCGGACCCGCGCGGCGATCCGCGAGATCGCGGCGGAGACAGGCAACACCGCCCTCGACTTCCTGCCCCTCGACCTGGGCGACCTGGCGTCGGTGCGGGCCGCCGCGGCGAGCTTCCTCGGCTCCGGCGAGCGGCTCGACGTCCTGATCAACAACGCCGGCCTCGCCGGGAAGCGGGGGATGAGCGCCAGCGGGTTCGAGCTGGCGTTCGGCACCAACCACGTGGGGCCGTTCCTGTTCACCGAGCTGCTCCGCGACCACATCGCCGCGACCGGACCCGGCCGGATCGTCAATGTCGCGAGCACGGGCCACTACCGGGCGAAGGGCATCGACTGGGAGGCGGTCCGCCGGCCCTCGGTCACCCGCACCGCCTTCGACGAGTACTGCGTCTCGAAGCTCGCCAACGTGCTGCACGCGCGCGAGCTCGGCCGGCGGCTACAGGGCACCGGCGTGACGACGTACGCGCTGCACCCGGGGGCGATCGCCTCGGACGTGTGGCGGGAGGTGCCCTTCGGACTGCGCCACGCGATGAAGCTGTTCATGAAGTCGCCGGCCGACGGCGCCCGGACGTCGCTGTACTGCGCGACCTCGCCCGACCTCGCGCGAGACACCGGACGCTACTACGACGACCGGCGCGAGAAGGAGCCGTCCCGCGTCGTCACCGACGAGCTCGCCGCCGAGCTGTGGGAGCGCAGCGAGGCCTGGGTCACCGCGGGCTGA